Part of the Nymphalis io chromosome 8, ilAglIoxx1.1, whole genome shotgun sequence genome, AAGGTGAACCTCCTACATTAGATgtcaaataaatcttatcaTCTTAATGGCTTACTATAAACAATcctatcttttaaatatacgCGATAATACGAAATTTATATTCATGCAGTggttccaataaataatattatcaattagaTGATGCGTTGACGATTAGTATATAGGCAATAAGCGCCCTTCATCTCCAATTATTGCCATTAAACCGCACACAATAATGTACGGTATACCATCAAGAAGACTgtcttcttataataataaaaaagaccaattaatatattgtacataGATTCAAAGAGATTTCTTACCTAATATAAATTTCCTTTTCTGGTGGTTCCCACAATTTTTTGACTCATTATTCAAAACtacattgatttatataagtGTCGTATTGTTAATACACAAGTATCGTATTACAGATACACCATATAAACATTAATGGTTGACGGATGTATTTATGAATCTTATATCTCATGGATAGCGGTGCTTTAACAGTATTATACCTTAATATTTCTCACTTTGTGTCACTTGTGAGAAAGACAAAAGGTTGTCCATTTGTCAAAGAATGTCTCCTAGAAGAATGAGGCCCGCAGAGGCAGTCCAACCGTTGGGGCGGAATGGGTGAAACTGCTTTTAAATGAGTATGGCGCATTCCGCGCTAGTGAGTGTCGCCACGTCAtgtggaggaaacgcgtaaatgcgtttttcgcGTTGCGTTGAAACAGAACCCTAAAAGAATCCAACAATAACCTTCTCGTATAAAAgcaactaaaatttattaattacgatCATATTTCCTTAATCTCTCACTACGATGTATAGTTTGAAAGATAAAGTTGCAATCGTTACAGGTGGGGCTTGCGGTATAGGTGCAGCTGTTGTTAAAGAATTTCTCCAAGAAGGCGTGAAGGTAAAGCCTATTTTTGTCTTAGTATAAACGAAACTAGTCTGAAAAAAACCTATAATTATAGGctaattttattaacagtatTGCTTAACGAAATTAATGATGATGTCCTCAGAAGTGATTTCAGCCATAACCATTTTCAAGGTAGACTAGCAAACTGCGCAGGAAATTTTATTGTGTACAAACATTAGTGTTACTTAAATTTCCTTTACTCTCCATCATACTTAACatgctttatataataacatcagTACATacagtgttataaaataataacattttaaaaataaagaaacacgaaatatataacgtttatatatatcgtgtttgtttattttttaaatgctattaatgctaataaataaaaattataactacgtTATATTTGATAAGGCCATATAAAAAGTGTAGTGTGAAGATACAACTGCTTCTGGTAACTTgcttttcaagtgcttaatttttatatatgattctTCTCATCCTAGACGTTTATGGTAATATGGTCACATAAAACTGgcacagcgtggtggaatgatcATAATACTTTGTGCACGGTTTTACttaattgtatacaattaaCAACGTAGATGTGAACACTTGTGCTTATAAAaagatttacaaaaagaaaaataacaaaaacaagatatttaaacaaattaaaaaatatttacagtaacagcttgtgaatgtcccactgctgagctaaggtctcctctccctttttgaggaggaggtatggagcttattagcccacgctgctccaatgcgggtcggtgtaATActcatgaggcagaatttcagtaaaattagacacatgcaggttacctcgcgatgttttccttcaccgtatagcacgagatgatttattatcacaaatcaagcgcatgtaaattcagtggtgcttgcccaggcttgaacccacgatcatcatatataatatattttataagtcaaacattacataaaataatgcaaaaattATAAGACATATTTTAGACGTTAACAAGATATTAACATACTATAACTTTCAGCACGTTGCAATATTGGATGTCGAGGAAGAGGCAGGTTACTCAATGGAAAAACAAATGACAACATTCTTTGGCAAAGAAaaagtaaaattcataaaatgtgATGTAACAATTGATGAACAGTTATTAACTGCGTATCAAAATACAACTTCGGATTATGGATACATAGATATCGTTGTCAACAATGCAGGAGTAGCTGATGACAGACTACATATGTTTAAAAGGACAATTGATATTAACTTTGtaagctttttttttgtaattttacatGATCCACGATAAAACTATATCTAATGTGATGAGATTATTACATTGTCTGTCAAAACAATTATCAATTTTCTTACAGACAGCATTAACAGCTAGCACTTTGAAGGCTCTTGAACTGATGCGTGAAGATAAAGATGGTCATGGTGGTACAATTATCAATGTATCATCAATCGCTGCTTTGTTACTGGTGGCACCATCTTTATTCATTTATGCAGCCACTAAAGCTGCTGTTCTCCATTTAACTTGTAGTATCGGTGTAAGTACACTAATGCCATCCAATGTCAATACTTATTTTTCCCGAATAATCaaattctcaaaaaaatatcattttctcCGTGCGTTTCTTTTCTATTGCTTTGATATACATTACACTATTTTCCTGCTTGTTGTGGTTTGTGCCTGCATGTTTTTAGGTAAGTAGCATCATAATCTAAATTATTGGATAGCTGCTgactaattttaatacataagccgttatttttaatgtcataataatataattttaatcttatgTCTAAGTCAAACGTtagtataacttttttattttagccttgtttaataattgtttcataTTCCAGAAAGAAGCCTATTTCGCAAATACAAATGTAAGGACAATTGCAGTATGTTTTGGTTGCACAGTATCTGAAATTCATAAGAGGTTGGGCAGTTTTGATGacaatatagaaaaaattacgAAAATGTTTACCGAAATAATGCCTCCTCAACCGTATGTATTTaagaatatgaattattatatttattaatttacattttatttaataatatgaatatctaAATTTGAAATCTTTgtcgaacaaatattttaattaacaaagtcatatttgaaagtaaaataacaactgGTTAACTTGATAATCAAAAAGTCTAGAATGCATTTATTCAATTTCAtggtatattttatacattttttattgtttatttatacagaGCCGAAGCAGCAGCGATTGGGATCGTAGAAGCGTATAAAAACGGTCAAAGTGGAAGTGCGTGGCTCGTAAGAAATAGCAAACCAGCATTAGATAtaacatcaaaaataaatacgGCCTACGATATTTTGTCCGAAAATATTTTCGATTAAAACTTATGTTTATGTTAtgcaacaatatatttaattcgtaTTCGAgggcttataaaatataagaacattatatttacaaacttatatagtttttattataatattttattttacaacccGTTATTTTTAACAACACCATTATTCGATATAGCAGGAAATTAAAgaattaggaagatgtaaattaaaaaaaatattttttttgtactaaagtAATctttacacaattataataacatgtgtgaaaaattatgattatatcatgtaaactttttttatcaatcaatcaatcaatcaatcaacagccaatcgttgtccactgctgaacataggcctctcccaaggttcgccaaagctccctgtcctccgccttccgcatccagttggtgcccgccaccttcttaaggtcgtcggtccacctggctggagggcgccctacgctgcgcttgccgattcgcggtctccactctaggactcgtctgctccaacggccatcggtcctacgacatacgtgaccagcccactgccacttcagcctgctaattttgcaagctatgtcggtgactccggttcttttccggataatctcatttctgatcttatccttcaaagatactccgagcatagctcgctccatagcacgctgagcgactttgaatttgtggactagtcccgcagttagtgtccacgtttcggcaccgtatgtcatggcaggtaagacgcatt contains:
- the LOC126770066 gene encoding 15-hydroxyprostaglandin dehydrogenase [NAD(+)]-like gives rise to the protein MYSLKDKVAIVTGGACGIGAAVVKEFLQEGVKHVAILDVEEEAGYSMEKQMTTFFGKEKVKFIKCDVTIDEQLLTAYQNTTSDYGYIDIVVNNAGVADDRLHMFKRTIDINFTALTASTLKALELMREDKDGHGGTIINVSSIAALLLVAPSLFIYAATKAAVLHLTCSIGKEAYFANTNVRTIAVCFGCTVSEIHKRLGSFDDNIEKITKMFTEIMPPQPAEAAAIGIVEAYKNGQSGSAWLVRNSKPALDITSKINTAYDILSENIFD